The Juglans microcarpa x Juglans regia isolate MS1-56 chromosome 8D, Jm3101_v1.0, whole genome shotgun sequence genomic sequence ctctaataTTAAACGCCATTCTTAGAGAGAATAGGCTTTAATATTGGCAAAGTATGTTCATCAACAACTAAAATCTTATTTGATTCATAATTAAAGCTACAAATATTCCCTGCCTCGTTTGTTTTgatagatgagataaaataaattaagattaaagttaattaaataaaatattattataatatatttttttaatattatttttattttgaaatttaaaaaagttaaattttttattttattttgaataaaaattttaaaaataataattattaaataagataaattaaaaaaaattgtaaaaataaacaagatttaaaaaattctatttataaatcagtTTATAAAGCACATCTTAAATCAAGGCTTGAAATGTCAaagcttacaaataaaaaaactcattttctaAAGTTGTGTAtctctgaaaatattttaattaatatttgagtgAGTCAGAAATCCCTGAATTCTTTCTATACATGGAGGGACAACTTGGCCCTTATAGTTATCGAAAAGACCCAGTCACCCTACTTGTCGCTTTGTCAGCCTTTTGCTTCCAATCcttttcctcctcttcctttcaACCCCTTTGAGATGCCCTCAATGTGATACATCTCCCCCAACTTTGACGTCAAAAGCGCAATACAAGACAAAACAAACACACAGAGCCACACCATCCAACTTGCTACTAAAGAATATCCTCCCAAATCTTCTTCCTTCTGGTTTGGGTAATTGAATAATCTTCCAAACAGGCCATCtttcataaattataaattacaggaaaatatataaatattgcataattatttttaaaaaaatttaatttattattaaaaatttaattttttcacttatttttttcaaaaaaattatgcgataattataaaaatcataattaaaaaatatattttctcacactatatacaatcgtgaaaaataatgttatatataacaaacaccatccaatcattttgaaaaataatataatttactaataaaaaactaatccatatttattcacttctttaaataattacacaataCTTTCACAcccacgactgtaactatcatttctcgtTATTATGCTTTGACAGCTCAGCTGTtgcttgattttatttattcatttatggCTTTGGGACCAACTACAAGTAGGAGTGGGCTTCATAAAGGGGCCTGCAAATAGAAAAACAtgcaacaaacaaacaaaaaaacaaaaaattctaatgacatttcatcatctcaattccTTCAACTTACAATTACAGAGAGGATTAGAGTGACAAAACAGACAAAATTACAGACTCCAAAGAAACTTCCCAAGAGGGCCGGCCAAGAGTAGTCTCAAACTCTCTTTCTTCTGAggtaccaaaaagaaaagaaaaaagaaaaccttgaccaaagagaaaggaattgctctctttctctaattttattCCTCAATATGAAACTGTCTCTCCCATCCACCATAATTTACATGATACAACTCCCTTCAACCTTTATAACACAAAACCTCAACAAGAACAGGAAAACATAAACAGTGACCTCTGTATatacaaacattttcattaGAACATTAGCTCTCACCTCTCTTCCCAAAATCTCTCCTCTGCTCTGTTTTGCTTATGCCACAGCAGAGATGCTGCGGTTTCGCCTATCAGAGCTGAGGCAATCAAAGCCTTCGATTCGAACTGCAGCGGGTTTGTACCCGGATGAAATCGGGGCACATCCTCTCACTTTCCGGGCAGAGGGCGAGGGTGGTGCAACAGGAGAAAATGCAGTTATATTCTCATTGCCAAAGTGCTCATCTTGGACTACAGGATTTGAAGCCCTACTTGGTGGAGATCCACTAAAAAATGGTGGCGATGAAGCTACTTGGTTGCAGCAGGGCCTCTCAGAACAATTTCCCTATT encodes the following:
- the LOC121242602 gene encoding uncharacterized protein LOC121242602: MAGCKEEVRMRMEGCSVVCPKPRRLDLGLFDSTFHDHHHFRPSSFRWPINNNHRTEIGDSKAGTELLDIILAKGNCSERPCCNQVASSPPFFSGSPPSRASNPVVQDEHFGNENITAFSPVAPPSPSARKVRGCAPISSGYKPAAVRIEGFDCLSSDRRNRSISAVA